The following coding sequences are from one Candidatus Aegiribacteria sp. window:
- a CDS encoding aminopeptidase produces MDFDKLRKKYAGIIVNTAINLKEGKPLLIRTEVGQRQFAKALSEAAYKRGASLVSVEFSDTELGRLRIDKALEDDYLDFLPSYLENMYDCYLNEGWSSISLRGPEFPDIMEGADSARVGIVNKAISKARRKFLQGISANRIAWNVCLYPTEAWATKVLGSSENWEERIWEVLIPILRMNSDDPAEAWLEHDAELKRRSAYMNRAGYDKIHFTGPDTDLYVGMAPNRVFTGGRCVNKNGVVFFPNIPTEEIFSTPDHTRTEGTVKATRPVEVFGTQVSGAWFRFSGGRVVEFGADTNKGILEQYLNFDDGASALGEVALVDTNSPIYRSGKIFYSILFDENAACHIALGNGYADCIVKGTEMTDDELSATRCNSSLVHTDFMIGSEEVSVFGIGEDGSEEKIIDKGVFVI; encoded by the coding sequence ATGGATTTTGATAAGCTAAGAAAGAAATATGCTGGTATTATTGTTAACACCGCGATCAATCTTAAGGAGGGAAAACCCCTTCTTATAAGAACCGAAGTCGGGCAGCGACAGTTTGCGAAGGCTCTTTCGGAAGCTGCATATAAAAGGGGAGCTTCTCTCGTATCCGTAGAATTCTCCGATACGGAGCTTGGCAGGCTCAGAATTGATAAGGCACTTGAGGATGATTATCTTGATTTCTTACCGTCCTACCTTGAGAATATGTACGACTGTTACCTTAACGAAGGCTGGAGCAGCATATCTCTCAGGGGACCGGAATTCCCGGATATTATGGAGGGAGCGGATTCTGCAAGAGTAGGAATAGTCAACAAGGCGATTTCAAAGGCCAGGCGCAAGTTCCTGCAGGGTATTTCAGCTAACAGGATCGCCTGGAACGTTTGTCTTTATCCTACCGAAGCCTGGGCTACCAAGGTGCTGGGGAGTAGTGAGAACTGGGAAGAAAGAATATGGGAAGTGCTTATTCCGATTCTACGGATGAACAGTGATGATCCGGCTGAAGCCTGGCTTGAGCATGACGCTGAACTCAAGCGAAGAAGCGCATATATGAACAGGGCCGGGTACGATAAAATTCATTTCACAGGACCGGATACTGACCTTTACGTAGGAATGGCCCCGAACAGGGTTTTCACTGGAGGCAGATGCGTAAATAAAAATGGTGTGGTCTTCTTCCCTAACATCCCCACAGAAGAAATATTCAGTACACCCGATCATACAAGAACCGAAGGTACCGTGAAGGCTACCCGTCCCGTGGAAGTATTTGGAACTCAGGTCAGCGGGGCCTGGTTCAGGTTCAGTGGTGGACGTGTTGTGGAATTCGGTGCCGATACCAACAAGGGAATACTGGAGCAGTACCTGAATTTTGACGATGGCGCCTCCGCTCTTGGAGAGGTTGCTCTGGTGGATACCAATTCGCCAATATACAGGAGTGGAAAGATATTCTACAGCATTCTCTTCGATGAGAACGCCGCATGCCATATAGCGCTTGGAAACGGCTATGCCGACTGTATCGTAAAAGGCACTGAAATGACCGATGATGAGCTTTCAGCGACCAGGTGCAATTCATCACTTGTTCATACGGATTTCATGATCGGTTCGGAAGAAGTTTCGGTTTTCGGTATCGGAGAAGACGGTTCCGAGGAGAAGATAATTGACAAGGGTGTTTTTGTAATTTAG
- the dnaE gene encoding DNA polymerase III subunit alpha, protein MTANIDFVHLHLHSEYSLLDGAIRFDRLASYLTENGMNSVAVTDHGSLFGAVQFFEKMTEKSIHAILGMEAYLAYPSMTERSRNSKRYHLTIIARNETGYHNLSKLSSAGYIDGFYYKPRIDRELLADYSEGLLIGSACLQGEVAQHLLSGRREKAIETIRFYQEIVGRENFFIELMDHGLNDEKIVLPLLAELAKEMEAPVAATNDAHYLRKSDHEAHEALLCLQTGKTLDDPSHMRFDTAEFYVKTPLEMQKLFGWIPEAVTNTVNLAEKCDFELTQGDFLHPEFPLPDGKHDMQGYLKKLSYEGLANRLERKPETHELERLDYELGIIRDMGFPGYFLVVSELMRWARSNNIPVGPGRGSTAGSLVSYAVDITDINPLDYDLSFERFLNPARKEMPDIDLDVCCERRGEIIDHIIELYGRENVCQLITFSRIRNRSVVRDMARVMGMSVAEGDALAKLVASAPNPDAPLPELVSSVPELSRMVKEEKKIEKLFDYGYTLENLARHSGVHAAGVIIAPGNLREFVPLYSAKEGITTQYEKKSAEKVGLLKLDLLGLRNVTIIHRAQKMIRRKESGLEVKELPFNDPETLELIGRGETAGVFQLESSGMREALRKIDVNSFDDVVAAVAIFRPGSMDMIDLYADNKKGIKSRASDFTITYPHPDLEEVLSPTYGVIIYQEQVMRIANLLAGMSMAEADILRRAMSRKDPEVMAQMREKFTSGAVNRGVNKKTAKKIFDLIEKFAGYGFNKSHAVCYAALAYWTAWLKVHHPSEFLAACLTSEIGKIEKITRTIDECNRIGVIVNSPSVNASSVSFDVDEKGKIIYALAAIKNVGEGPSSAIVEERKESGEFKNIFDFCTRLGNGAVNKKTLESLIGAGAMDCFGVNRATLLDSVEHALNYGAAERKHAEAGQMSLFQGGAEEKSSHFEGEPVINEKPELQFEERCSLEKSLLGFYMTGHPLEKYSDEIDSFATDSVERANESKRSIVTTAGMIMQRKIIPTKRGDMAFILVEGRTGTGEVVVFNDALQKYSDLLEPGRLVLMDGEVSRRRGDSRLSVRAVFQMDDVRTKLRAGITIRVDGNNPRMKLLQKAVGYMKESSGNGEVSVDIKHRSGWRVKGLSRSIKVYPDNALMDKLRELLGRESVILSRGKGPRI, encoded by the coding sequence ATGACTGCTAATATCGATTTTGTTCATCTGCATCTGCATTCGGAATACAGTCTTCTTGATGGTGCCATCAGATTCGACCGTCTCGCGTCGTATCTCACCGAGAACGGAATGAATTCGGTCGCGGTAACTGATCACGGCAGTCTTTTTGGCGCGGTTCAGTTCTTTGAAAAAATGACAGAGAAGAGTATTCATGCAATTCTCGGGATGGAAGCCTATCTTGCATATCCATCCATGACAGAGAGAAGCAGGAACAGTAAAAGGTATCACCTTACAATTATCGCCAGAAATGAAACGGGATACCACAACCTATCCAAGCTTTCATCAGCGGGTTACATTGATGGTTTCTACTACAAGCCAAGAATAGACAGAGAGCTTCTTGCTGATTACAGCGAAGGCCTGCTGATAGGCTCCGCGTGTCTTCAGGGAGAAGTTGCTCAGCATCTTCTTTCAGGCCGCAGGGAAAAAGCCATCGAAACGATTCGTTTCTACCAGGAAATCGTGGGCAGAGAAAATTTCTTTATCGAGCTCATGGACCACGGCCTCAACGACGAGAAGATAGTGCTGCCTCTGCTTGCCGAACTGGCAAAGGAGATGGAGGCTCCTGTGGCAGCCACCAACGATGCCCATTATCTGAGGAAATCCGATCATGAAGCTCATGAAGCGCTGCTGTGTCTGCAAACTGGCAAAACTCTCGATGATCCCAGCCATATGAGATTTGATACAGCGGAGTTTTACGTAAAAACGCCCCTTGAAATGCAGAAGCTTTTCGGATGGATTCCCGAGGCTGTTACGAATACAGTGAATCTTGCTGAAAAGTGCGATTTCGAACTGACTCAGGGAGACTTTCTACATCCGGAATTTCCACTTCCCGATGGGAAGCACGACATGCAGGGATATCTGAAGAAGCTATCCTATGAAGGCCTTGCTAATCGTCTCGAGCGGAAACCTGAAACTCATGAACTGGAGAGGCTCGATTACGAACTGGGAATAATCAGGGATATGGGCTTTCCGGGCTACTTCCTTGTCGTGTCGGAGTTAATGCGATGGGCGAGATCCAACAATATTCCCGTAGGGCCTGGAAGAGGTTCCACAGCCGGAAGTCTTGTTTCGTATGCCGTTGATATTACCGATATAAATCCCCTTGATTACGACCTGAGTTTCGAGCGTTTCCTCAATCCCGCTAGAAAGGAAATGCCCGATATTGATCTTGATGTATGCTGCGAACGCAGGGGAGAGATCATAGATCACATCATAGAATTGTACGGCAGGGAGAATGTCTGCCAGCTGATTACATTCAGCAGGATAAGAAACAGATCTGTAGTACGCGATATGGCAAGGGTCATGGGCATGAGTGTCGCGGAGGGGGATGCCCTGGCGAAGCTGGTCGCCTCGGCTCCGAATCCGGACGCACCTCTGCCGGAGCTGGTTAGCAGCGTGCCGGAACTTTCCCGGATGGTTAAAGAAGAAAAGAAAATCGAAAAACTATTCGATTACGGTTACACACTTGAAAATCTTGCAAGGCATTCCGGCGTACACGCCGCGGGAGTGATCATAGCTCCCGGTAATCTTCGGGAATTCGTTCCGCTGTATTCAGCCAAAGAAGGCATCACAACCCAGTACGAAAAGAAGAGCGCCGAGAAAGTAGGACTTCTGAAACTTGACCTTCTTGGTCTTCGAAACGTTACCATTATACACAGAGCGCAGAAAATGATCCGCAGGAAAGAATCCGGTCTGGAAGTGAAGGAACTTCCATTCAATGACCCGGAAACACTGGAACTCATCGGAAGGGGGGAAACCGCAGGGGTTTTCCAGCTGGAAAGTTCTGGTATGCGTGAAGCCTTGAGAAAAATTGATGTCAACAGTTTCGACGATGTTGTGGCTGCGGTTGCCATCTTCCGTCCCGGTTCTATGGACATGATAGATCTTTACGCAGATAATAAAAAAGGTATAAAATCGAGAGCCTCCGATTTCACTATTACTTATCCTCACCCGGACCTGGAGGAAGTTCTCTCTCCGACCTACGGTGTAATCATCTATCAGGAACAGGTTATGCGAATCGCGAACCTTCTGGCCGGTATGTCTATGGCAGAAGCTGATATTCTCAGACGGGCAATGTCAAGAAAAGATCCGGAAGTTATGGCACAGATGAGGGAGAAATTCACTTCAGGCGCTGTTAACAGAGGAGTAAACAAGAAAACCGCAAAAAAAATATTTGACCTCATTGAAAAATTCGCAGGTTACGGTTTCAATAAGTCCCATGCCGTCTGTTACGCAGCCCTTGCCTACTGGACCGCCTGGCTGAAGGTTCACCATCCTTCCGAATTCCTCGCGGCGTGTCTTACAAGCGAGATAGGAAAGATAGAAAAAATAACCCGGACAATTGATGAATGCAACAGAATAGGTGTTATTGTTAACTCTCCGTCAGTTAACGCGAGTTCCGTTTCGTTTGATGTTGACGAAAAAGGTAAGATCATCTACGCATTGGCAGCGATTAAAAATGTCGGTGAAGGCCCCTCCTCGGCAATAGTGGAAGAGAGGAAGGAAAGCGGAGAGTTCAAGAACATTTTTGATTTTTGTACCAGGCTTGGGAATGGAGCTGTAAACAAGAAAACACTGGAATCGCTAATTGGTGCTGGCGCAATGGATTGTTTTGGAGTAAACAGAGCTACACTTCTTGATTCGGTTGAGCATGCGCTTAATTATGGCGCTGCTGAAAGAAAGCATGCAGAAGCAGGGCAGATGTCACTGTTCCAGGGTGGAGCAGAAGAGAAAAGCAGTCATTTCGAAGGTGAACCTGTTATAAATGAAAAGCCGGAGCTTCAGTTTGAGGAACGCTGTTCGCTTGAAAAATCACTGCTGGGATTCTATATGACAGGACATCCACTTGAGAAATATTCCGATGAAATAGATAGTTTCGCGACTGATTCGGTAGAGAGAGCAAATGAGAGTAAAAGAAGTATCGTTACAACAGCTGGAATGATTATGCAGAGAAAGATAATCCCTACAAAACGAGGAGACATGGCTTTTATTCTTGTAGAGGGAAGAACTGGAACAGGAGAAGTGGTTGTGTTCAACGATGCTCTTCAGAAGTACAGTGATCTTCTCGAACCCGGAAGACTTGTTCTGATGGATGGAGAAGTCTCGCGAAGAAGAGGGGACAGTCGATTAAGCGTAAGAGCAGTATTTCAGATGGATGATGTCCGGACGAAGCTCAGGGCGGGTATAACCATACGTGTCGATGGGAATAATCCCAGAATGAAACTGCTGCAAAAGGCAGTAGGATATATGAAGGAAAGTAGCGGGAACGGCGAAGTATCTGTGGATATAAAACACAGATCCGGATGGAGAGTAAAGGGACTTTCCAGGTCCATCAAAGTATATCCTGACAATGCACTCATGGATAAGCTGAGGGAACTTCTCGGAAGAGAATCGGTAATTCTATCGAGGGGGAAGGGACCGCGAATATGA
- the mrdA gene encoding penicillin-binding protein 2, producing the protein MFRDKKQWSFVAYLLTVLVLFLVLGVRLFYLQIVRGDYYRSLSSQNHIRIITRPAPRGLISDRNGVVLADSRPSFIVTAVPSEFDSLNIVQVAFLLNMQVDALSEILSEASSVPHRPVVLRESMSVEEVSSIAENIYRIPGVLIDVAPLRRYHRAEDFCHVIGYVGLADDPESFRGEITGRTGIELSLNGTLQGNPGLHREVVDAMGRIVEEYRGTESEEPVPGKNVVLTLDAELQRTAFENIGKTGLPGAVVIMNYRNGDILCAASSPSFDTNMFSRGITQDEWNALLQNPENPLYCRAWAASYPPASTFKIITAYWLIAEDLIDEKTMPAPCYGSLTLGDTEFGCWRAHGRMNVIQALAQSCDVFFYRTSQLGSLNELAEYAGFFGLGSRLTEVLTDERNGLVPDSDYLNSTYGPDGWGLGNLLNVSIGQGELLTTPLQMAAMTGVIASSGRMPLPRILLHEEERDPLFPVGAIDDFAFDIVIEGMLQTVVSRKGTLNRVFLDYPWDFWGKTGTAECSGENHAIVVGFTREPEPVVICVIIEHGGHGGSIAGPLARDILLSYFEGSD; encoded by the coding sequence ATGTTCAGGGATAAGAAGCAATGGTCCTTTGTGGCGTATCTATTAACGGTACTCGTTCTTTTCCTTGTACTTGGCGTGAGGCTTTTTTACCTGCAGATAGTCAGGGGGGACTACTATAGAAGTCTTTCCAGCCAGAATCATATCAGGATAATCACCAGGCCGGCACCACGCGGACTGATAAGTGACAGAAACGGAGTAGTTCTTGCGGATAGCAGGCCTTCCTTCATTGTAACTGCTGTGCCTTCGGAATTCGATAGTTTGAACATCGTTCAGGTTGCGTTTCTTCTGAATATGCAGGTGGATGCTTTATCTGAAATTTTGAGTGAGGCTTCATCGGTACCCCATAGACCTGTCGTTCTGAGGGAGAGTATGAGCGTGGAAGAAGTAAGTTCGATTGCAGAAAACATATACAGGATCCCAGGCGTTCTAATCGACGTTGCGCCACTTAGGAGATATCACAGAGCCGAAGATTTCTGCCATGTCATCGGATACGTAGGACTGGCTGACGATCCAGAATCCTTCAGGGGGGAAATAACCGGAAGAACCGGAATTGAACTCAGCCTGAATGGTACTTTACAGGGAAACCCCGGGCTGCACAGGGAAGTTGTGGATGCCATGGGCAGGATTGTTGAGGAATACAGGGGAACGGAATCCGAAGAGCCTGTCCCCGGGAAGAATGTGGTACTTACCTTAGATGCGGAACTACAGAGAACAGCCTTCGAGAACATAGGGAAAACCGGGCTGCCCGGTGCCGTAGTTATCATGAATTACAGGAACGGAGATATTCTTTGCGCCGCATCTTCTCCTTCTTTCGATACTAATATGTTTTCCAGGGGAATAACACAGGACGAGTGGAATGCTCTTCTTCAGAATCCAGAGAATCCCCTGTATTGCAGAGCCTGGGCAGCCTCCTATCCGCCTGCTTCCACCTTCAAGATAATTACCGCTTACTGGCTTATCGCTGAGGATCTGATCGATGAGAAAACCATGCCTGCTCCATGTTACGGTTCACTTACTCTTGGGGACACTGAATTCGGATGCTGGAGGGCACATGGAAGGATGAACGTCATCCAGGCTCTGGCGCAGTCCTGCGATGTTTTCTTTTACAGAACATCACAGCTGGGATCACTGAACGAGCTTGCTGAATACGCAGGATTCTTTGGCCTTGGATCACGGCTAACTGAAGTTCTTACGGATGAAAGAAACGGTCTTGTTCCCGATTCGGACTATCTGAACAGCACCTACGGTCCTGACGGATGGGGATTGGGAAATCTTCTTAATGTTTCAATTGGTCAGGGTGAGCTTCTGACCACTCCACTGCAGATGGCTGCCATGACGGGAGTGATCGCATCCAGTGGCCGGATGCCACTGCCTCGGATACTATTGCATGAGGAAGAAAGAGACCCCCTTTTCCCGGTTGGAGCAATCGATGATTTCGCATTCGATATTGTAATTGAGGGTATGCTTCAGACGGTTGTTTCCAGAAAGGGAACCCTTAACAGGGTATTTTTGGATTATCCATGGGATTTCTGGGGAAAAACCGGAACCGCCGAGTGTTCCGGTGAAAATCACGCTATTGTTGTGGGGTTTACTCGTGAGCCCGAACCGGTTGTCATATGCGTTATTATTGAACACGGAGGACACGGAGGGTCTATTGCGGGCCCCCTTGCCAGAGATATACTTCTGAGCTACTTCGAGGGGAGTGATTGA
- the rodA gene encoding rod shape-determining protein RodA yields the protein MIDLIGRDRPDFVLLSSLLVLFAIGMATIYSASTVISESGLFGKQLIWSVFGLAAFLVGSMVSFRRLEEISPVAYVFISILLLATLFIGKGPADRWIIIGPIHLQPSEAAKAGLILVTAWWLSSLKVRPRKFGEALVFITIIPAIMLTAVQPDLGTAVSMLLIVLAMFVWAGYGLGWIILLVSPVLAAVSSMDILFWVGFVLILSVILYRRRYPVPIWIAFIGGNSIVAALTPTAWNMLEPYQQSRLITFLNPANDPHGSGWNIIQSEVAVGSGGLSGQGFLQGAQKELAFLPARHTDFVFSVWAEETGFIGCVILLTAFLILFWRIIIAARKSVNPFNSLVTAGVGAYIGIHVFVNIGMTLGIMPVTGLPLPFISYGGSQLVVVLFLLGLVLNAGMYWREV from the coding sequence GTGATTGATCTGATAGGCAGAGACAGGCCCGATTTTGTTCTGCTTTCATCGCTGCTGGTGCTTTTCGCAATAGGCATGGCAACCATCTACTCCGCTTCAACTGTTATTTCCGAAAGCGGCCTGTTCGGAAAACAGTTGATATGGTCCGTATTCGGTCTTGCCGCATTTCTTGTGGGAAGCATGGTTTCATTCAGGAGGCTTGAAGAAATCTCACCTGTGGCATACGTTTTTATATCTATACTTCTTCTGGCCACGCTATTTATAGGAAAGGGACCGGCGGACAGGTGGATAATTATCGGACCAATTCACTTGCAGCCATCGGAAGCGGCCAAGGCAGGTTTGATACTCGTTACAGCCTGGTGGCTTTCGTCACTGAAAGTCAGACCCAGAAAATTTGGTGAAGCACTTGTTTTCATAACCATAATTCCCGCGATTATGCTGACGGCAGTTCAGCCTGATCTCGGCACTGCGGTTTCAATGCTGTTGATAGTACTTGCGATGTTCGTATGGGCAGGTTACGGGCTGGGATGGATTATACTTCTTGTCAGCCCTGTTCTGGCTGCCGTTTCCTCAATGGATATACTTTTCTGGGTGGGTTTTGTATTGATACTCTCCGTAATACTTTACAGGCGCAGGTATCCGGTTCCCATATGGATCGCATTCATTGGAGGTAATTCCATCGTTGCGGCGCTTACCCCCACTGCGTGGAATATGCTTGAGCCATACCAGCAGTCCAGACTGATAACTTTTCTGAATCCCGCGAACGATCCTCATGGTTCAGGATGGAATATCATTCAATCTGAAGTTGCTGTGGGATCAGGAGGATTGTCGGGCCAGGGGTTCCTTCAGGGAGCCCAGAAGGAACTTGCCTTCCTTCCAGCGAGACATACGGATTTCGTATTTTCTGTCTGGGCGGAGGAAACCGGTTTTATCGGATGCGTAATACTGCTCACCGCTTTTCTCATTCTGTTCTGGAGAATAATCATAGCCGCCAGAAAGTCCGTCAATCCGTTCAACTCCCTCGTAACAGCAGGTGTTGGGGCATATATAGGGATACATGTATTCGTAAACATCGGGATGACACTGGGGATTATGCCCGTAACTGGCCTCCCTCTTCCATTTATTAGTTATGGTGGCAGTCAGCTGGTGGTTGTGCTGTTTCTTCTGGGACTTGTGCTTAACGCCGGAATGTACTGGAGAGAGGTTTAG
- a CDS encoding Trm112 family protein, with protein MLDKKLLDILACPKCKGDLEYRTEPEEVLICHSCNLAYEVRDDIPIMLVDEAKPFEKE; from the coding sequence ATGCTTGATAAAAAACTGCTGGATATTCTCGCCTGTCCGAAATGTAAGGGAGATCTGGAATACAGAACCGAGCCGGAGGAGGTGCTCATCTGCCATTCCTGCAATCTCGCCTACGAGGTCAGGGATGATATTCCCATAATGCTGGTGGACGAAGCAAAACCCTTCGAAAAGGAATGA
- the lgt gene encoding prolipoprotein diacylglyceryl transferase, whose product MHPVLFRIGSLPINTYGLMLAISFILGLWLASRRGEAVGVKKNDVYDLGVRLMVAAIIGSRLFYVVTHVSEFQGHWLDVIALWKGLYGLSMLGGVILAVAVGFYTVWKRKLPVWELSDAVIPSFALGIFVTRIGCFLNGCCFGSETSCSLGVVFPDSAMPYSNTGMIPGTHIHPTQLYSCLSGLFILIILLWAGHRKHYPGFIFVLFTGLYGVTRFGIEEYRYFDHEPNMLFGFSSIAGRPGITDNQLISLIMLAAALLLGLWLYLRYRRTYSVSS is encoded by the coding sequence ATGCATCCTGTTCTTTTCAGAATCGGTTCTCTGCCCATCAATACCTATGGTTTGATGCTGGCCATATCGTTCATTCTCGGGCTCTGGCTTGCCTCCCGGAGGGGCGAAGCTGTTGGAGTTAAAAAAAACGATGTGTACGACCTTGGAGTGCGATTGATGGTTGCAGCCATAATTGGGTCACGCCTTTTCTACGTTGTAACTCACGTCTCCGAGTTTCAGGGACACTGGCTTGACGTAATCGCACTATGGAAGGGGCTGTACGGCCTGAGCATGCTCGGCGGAGTTATTCTCGCGGTTGCCGTCGGGTTCTATACCGTCTGGAAGAGGAAACTCCCGGTATGGGAACTTTCCGATGCCGTTATTCCATCCTTTGCGTTGGGAATATTCGTAACAAGGATAGGATGTTTCCTGAATGGGTGCTGTTTCGGTTCCGAGACATCATGTTCCCTTGGAGTTGTTTTTCCTGATTCGGCGATGCCCTACAGTAATACCGGTATGATACCAGGTACACATATTCATCCCACTCAATTGTACAGTTGTTTATCGGGGCTGTTCATCCTCATAATACTGCTCTGGGCCGGTCACCGCAAACATTACCCGGGTTTTATCTTCGTCCTTTTCACAGGCCTGTATGGGGTCACAAGGTTCGGGATAGAGGAGTACAGGTACTTCGATCATGAGCCTAATATGCTTTTCGGTTTCAGTTCAATTGCCGGAAGGCCGGGAATAACAGACAATCAGCTGATAAGCCTGATAATGCTCGCCGCCGCTCTTCTGCTTGGTCTATGGCTATATCTTCGTTATCGAAGAACCTACTCAGTCTCTTCCTGA
- a CDS encoding transposase has protein sequence MVRSLRIQYPGAYYHVTCRGNERKLIFADAQDQKALLEKLSLSLEIYNVSLLTYVCMPNHFHLLVTTPDGNLSEFMRHFNISYTSSFNRRHDRVGHLYQGRYKAFLIDSDNYLLSVSRYIHLNPIRIKAYAEKSIDEKRGILLNYEASSFSGYLSVLKRRDFVNYSNVLDYIGGDNRKGRQEYQKFVESGIDQDTENPLESGKGIGIVGGADFVQSIKERFLNMKASEREQPALKELRKELKPEELINRFTKLINKSRDDICQRGKRSLERSMLMELLYRFCRITQPEIGRLLGGIDYSSVSQARKRLHIKLENEPQLKKRFEKLSDQLIQMSRGKI, from the coding sequence ATGGTTAGATCTTTAAGAATCCAGTATCCGGGTGCCTATTATCATGTCACCTGCCGTGGGAACGAAAGAAAGCTGATATTTGCAGATGCACAGGATCAAAAGGCTCTTCTTGAAAAACTTTCGCTCTCCCTGGAGATCTATAATGTATCTCTTCTGACATATGTATGTATGCCGAACCATTTCCATTTACTGGTAACCACTCCGGATGGAAACCTGTCTGAATTTATGCGTCATTTTAATATTTCCTATACCTCTTCTTTCAATAGAAGACATGACCGGGTGGGGCATCTTTATCAGGGAAGATACAAGGCTTTTCTGATCGATTCTGATAATTATCTTCTATCTGTATCCCGATACATTCATTTGAATCCGATTCGGATTAAAGCTTATGCTGAAAAATCAATCGATGAAAAACGTGGAATACTCCTCAATTACGAAGCCAGTAGTTTCTCGGGATATTTATCGGTGCTGAAAAGAAGGGATTTTGTAAATTACAGCAATGTTCTGGACTATATTGGTGGAGATAACCGCAAGGGCAGGCAGGAGTACCAAAAATTCGTAGAATCGGGTATTGATCAGGATACAGAAAATCCACTGGAATCAGGTAAAGGGATTGGGATTGTTGGAGGAGCTGACTTCGTTCAATCGATTAAAGAAAGATTTCTGAATATGAAAGCATCCGAAAGGGAGCAACCCGCCCTGAAGGAATTAAGAAAAGAACTCAAGCCAGAAGAGTTGATCAATCGTTTTACAAAACTGATCAATAAGAGCAGGGATGATATATGCCAGCGTGGGAAAAGATCTTTGGAAAGATCGATGCTGATGGAATTGCTGTACCGTTTCTGTCGGATAACCCAACCTGAAATCGGGAGGCTGCTGGGAGGGATTGACTATAGTTCAGTTAGTCAGGCCAGGAAGAGATTGCATATCAAGCTGGAGAATGAACCACAATTGAAAAAAAGATTTGAAAAATTAAGTGATCAGTTGATTCAAATGTCAAGAGGAAAGATTTGA
- the mreC gene encoding rod shape-determining protein MreC, which produces MGSWLGARFSEVILRGTDTPTEEKLRSDIVQLMLENSILREEAVKAERYRTLLGITRTDNGEAIPANVLYRSEGLVTGTIVIDQGSSDGIIENSACISSEGLVGIVCSVGEATSEILPIINPSVNVSCVTWPSGAYGILQSTSDGSLSLVHVDLTSEVETGDQVITSRYGGIYPDGLLVGRVSGISSGEQGLALKLSVIPDVDFQNTGEVLILPPEDFNESDTQ; this is translated from the coding sequence ATGGGCAGCTGGCTGGGAGCCAGGTTCTCAGAAGTTATTTTAAGGGGGACGGATACACCAACAGAAGAAAAACTCAGAAGTGATATCGTGCAGCTTATGCTTGAGAATTCGATTCTCCGGGAGGAGGCTGTTAAAGCAGAACGATACAGAACACTGCTTGGTATCACCCGGACGGATAACGGAGAAGCTATTCCTGCGAATGTTCTATACCGTTCGGAAGGGTTGGTTACAGGCACGATTGTTATAGATCAGGGGAGCAGCGACGGTATAATCGAGAATTCGGCATGTATCTCTTCTGAAGGTCTTGTGGGCATTGTATGTTCGGTGGGTGAAGCGACAAGCGAGATCCTTCCCATTATTAACCCTTCTGTTAACGTAAGCTGTGTCACATGGCCATCGGGAGCGTACGGAATACTCCAGTCAACATCAGATGGTTCACTGAGCCTTGTTCATGTTGATCTTACAAGCGAAGTGGAGACAGGCGACCAGGTAATCACTTCAAGATATGGTGGTATTTATCCAGATGGACTTCTTGTAGGAAGAGTGTCGGGTATCTCATCAGGCGAGCAGGGACTTGCGTTGAAACTCAGTGTAATCCCTGATGTTGATTTTCAGAATACCGGAGAGGTTCTCATACTTCCTCCGGAGGATTTCAATGAATCCGATACTCAGTAG